From Meriones unguiculatus strain TT.TT164.6M chromosome 13 unlocalized genomic scaffold, Bangor_MerUng_6.1 Chr13_unordered_Scaffold_70, whole genome shotgun sequence, a single genomic window includes:
- the LOC132651397 gene encoding zinc finger protein 120-like: LYECNQCDKAFSQHRHLQVHKRTHTGEKPYKCNQCGKAFSETGTLKLHKRTHTGEKPYECNQCGKSFSHLSSLQKHERIHT, encoded by the coding sequence ctctatgaatgtaatcagtgtgataaagccttttcacaacacagacatctccaagtacataaaagaacccatactggagagaaaccctacaaatgcaatcaatgtggtaaagccttttcagaaaccggtactctcaaactacataaaagaacacatactggagagaaaccctatgaatgtaatcagtgtgggaaatctttttcacacctcagtagtctacaaaagcatgaaagaatacatact